A genomic stretch from Terriglobia bacterium includes:
- a CDS encoding SPFH/Band 7/PHB domain protein — MIPFLIAALAAFVGSLILVPLFLALLRMFGIYTTVEEGSCHVYVLFGKVAAIINEPGLHILLLKLGLKAPIVRWLGRLYVLDMRIDQQYQRSQPVNSEEGAPMGIGIWYEMFISDPVAFLFKNADPRGSLSANVGNSTVRCLSNMKLADMLETRHAMSLTVRNEVSPQSHEWGYKLGSVYIRKVHFRDAQMIAQIEEKVVNRLRQVTSSIKQDGANQVSIITSTAERQAAVEFAKAAAIRPSIVGDALKQVAADPEVEAAMFEILEVQKIIESKARVTLIPEKSAILPELLAAGTRTNDFSVPPPPPRPKTS; from the coding sequence ATGATTCCTTTTCTCATTGCCGCTCTCGCCGCATTCGTTGGCAGTCTTATCCTGGTTCCTCTCTTCCTTGCACTGCTGCGGATGTTCGGGATCTACACCACGGTCGAAGAGGGTAGTTGCCATGTGTATGTCCTGTTTGGGAAAGTGGCGGCGATCATCAATGAGCCGGGGCTGCATATTCTGCTTTTGAAACTGGGCTTGAAAGCTCCGATTGTCCGGTGGCTGGGCCGTCTCTACGTTCTGGACATGCGCATTGACCAGCAATATCAACGCAGCCAGCCGGTGAACTCTGAAGAAGGCGCGCCCATGGGCATTGGCATCTGGTATGAAATGTTCATCAGCGATCCTGTGGCCTTCCTGTTCAAGAACGCTGACCCGCGCGGATCGCTTTCCGCCAACGTTGGCAACTCCACGGTCCGCTGCCTCAGCAACATGAAACTGGCTGACATGCTGGAAACCCGCCACGCCATGAGCCTGACGGTGCGTAATGAGGTTTCACCGCAATCCCATGAATGGGGCTACAAACTGGGTTCTGTGTACATTCGCAAGGTACATTTCCGCGACGCGCAGATGATCGCGCAGATTGAAGAGAAAGTTGTGAACCGGCTGCGCCAGGTTACTTCATCCATCAAACAGGATGGCGCGAACCAGGTCAGCATCATCACCAGCACGGCGGAGCGGCAGGCGGCGGTGGAATTCGCCAAGGCTGCGGCCATTCGCCCCAGCATTGTTGGTGATGCGCTGAAACAGGTTGCGGCCGACCCTGAAGTAGAAGCGGCAATGTTTGAGATACTGGAAGTCCAAAAGATAATTGAAAGCAAGGCGCGGGTTACCCTGATTCCCGAGAAGAGCGCAATCCTTCCGGAATTGCTCGCCGCCGGCACGCGGACAAATGATTTTTCCGTGCCGCCTCCGCCGCCCAGGCCAAAGACATCGTAG
- a CDS encoding SPFH domain-containing protein has protein sequence MSILAGIVFGFVLWFLLRCIAGGIYTVNQNERAVKTSFGRADRIPGAFTTADPISDPLNDEEKQRYKYPQVRVIMPGGPYFKLPWQKIHKVSIATQTVSMAYDPETPSANQGGTVVEAVTKDQLNTGLTGQIRYRVSERNLYAYLFGVKFPIAHVMGYFISVLRERIATFEAPADPSVPEAARGAGISINDLRKNLRDLNEHMVRECSSSDARYGIVLEASLITGIDPPTDVESALAAINTAHNMVSSDISLAQAAADQRIELSKRAAEIETLKAQAEVQPLVSLAGQLSELKRAGEGTLGAYVRSVRLGLFSQAQQVVQETKR, from the coding sequence ATGTCCATCCTTGCCGGAATAGTGTTCGGCTTTGTCTTATGGTTTTTGTTACGTTGTATCGCCGGCGGAATTTACACCGTCAACCAGAATGAACGCGCCGTAAAAACCAGCTTCGGCCGCGCCGACCGCATTCCCGGGGCGTTTACCACCGCTGATCCCATCAGCGATCCCCTGAATGACGAAGAAAAGCAGCGCTACAAATATCCCCAGGTACGCGTGATCATGCCCGGCGGCCCGTATTTTAAGTTGCCGTGGCAGAAGATCCACAAAGTATCCATTGCCACGCAAACGGTGAGCATGGCCTATGATCCAGAAACACCCTCAGCGAATCAGGGCGGCACCGTGGTGGAGGCAGTCACCAAAGACCAGTTGAATACAGGATTGACGGGACAGATTCGCTATCGCGTTTCAGAACGCAATCTCTACGCTTATCTCTTCGGTGTCAAATTCCCCATCGCGCATGTGATGGGCTACTTCATATCGGTGCTGCGTGAGCGCATCGCAACCTTCGAAGCGCCGGCCGATCCCAGCGTTCCGGAAGCTGCCCGCGGCGCCGGTATTTCCATCAATGACTTGCGGAAGAACCTGCGTGATCTGAATGAGCACATGGTCCGCGAGTGCAGTTCTTCAGACGCGCGTTATGGCATTGTGCTTGAGGCTTCACTGATCACCGGCATTGATCCCCCGACCGATGTAGAGTCCGCGCTGGCTGCCATCAACACCGCCCACAATATGGTTTCCTCAGACATCAGTCTTGCTCAGGCCGCGGCCGATCAAAGGATTGAACTCTCCAAACGCGCTGCCGAAATCGAAACCTTGAAAGCCCAGGCGGAAGTGCAGCCGCTGGTTTCGCTGGCCGGTCAGCTGTCAGAGTTGAAACGCGCCGGCGAAGGCACTTTGGGCGCGTATGTGCGCAGTGTCCGGCTCGGACTTTTTAGCCAGGCCCAGCAGGTGGTACAGGAGACAAAACGATGA
- a CDS encoding AMP-binding protein, with product MHGFYSCFLQSVEKYPDHIALELQRSSGKVESLTYAELRRMGESVGRWLRESGMSDGVRCAIMAQNSPLWVAAYLGVMSAGAAAVPLDTAFNAHQVNKLLWDSGSAIIFTDSEHLPVVEKAVEETLVRIVMIDGSGEGRYSNLTGMFAAGPGDFRPARIFDTDNAVILYTSGTTSDPKGVTLTHRNLLAEANGIFSAVQVTPNDAILGVLPLFHALAQVANLLMPFVVGAKIVYLETLNTTELLRALSERRITLFCCVPQFFYLIHERVMQQVKARSAPARLAFRAMMAISAAGNKIGLNPGKLFFRHVHKQLGPQLRFFITGGSAFDPKVGRDMEKMGFKMLQAYGLTETCGGATVTPPKARVMGSVGRPLKGVQVKVIDPQPAEGLRYPVGEIAISGDIIMKGYYNRAEATAETLRGGWLYSGDLGYQDERGNLFITGRKKEIIVLSSGKNIYPEELEAQYMRSPFIKEICVMGLVNRPGEPFSERLHAVIVPNFDVLRERKIVNTREVIRFDVENLSMELPSTKRILSFDLWSDPLPRTTTRKLKRFEIQRRVLAGERGGTGNVGAVAEEPTGEEAAWLASSEVQKAMEVIRSASKAERAVLPSSNLELDLGFDSMERVELVVALEREMNAQLDEKAIAQVYTVRELVDAVLQARGGASATASTRASAPGWDAVLSVDPEDPKVLAALNTSRLFTFLWFVLGKFVATITRVFFGLEVIGKEKLPKNGPFILSPNHQSFLDGPVVASQIPWRLFKNMFYVGTSEIFGQGVFHYLGRTFRLVPVDPDSNLVNAMRAGAYGLKQGQNLALYPEGERSVDGTPKKFKKGAAILSANLKVPIYPVALEGFYEAWPRSKRFPRLAKLRVQFGDPIIPPETMANPEETYKQITEELRSRVTEMWEQMRHKPEKVEAAVAGD from the coding sequence ATGCACGGCTTTTACAGTTGTTTTCTGCAATCCGTGGAAAAATATCCGGACCACATTGCGCTCGAATTGCAGCGCTCGTCCGGCAAGGTAGAAAGTCTCACCTACGCGGAGCTGCGCCGGATGGGCGAATCTGTAGGCCGATGGCTGCGTGAATCGGGCATGTCAGACGGCGTGCGCTGCGCCATCATGGCGCAAAACAGCCCGCTCTGGGTGGCTGCCTATTTGGGCGTCATGTCTGCAGGGGCCGCTGCCGTGCCGCTGGATACTGCGTTCAACGCGCATCAAGTCAACAAGCTGCTCTGGGATTCCGGAAGCGCCATCATCTTTACTGACTCTGAGCATCTTCCCGTGGTGGAAAAAGCCGTGGAAGAAACGCTGGTGCGGATCGTGATGATTGATGGCTCCGGCGAAGGCCGCTATTCCAACCTGACCGGAATGTTTGCCGCCGGGCCCGGCGATTTCCGTCCTGCGCGAATCTTTGACACCGACAATGCCGTGATCCTCTACACCTCCGGCACCACGAGCGATCCTAAAGGCGTTACCTTGACGCACAGGAATCTTCTGGCGGAAGCCAACGGTATTTTCAGCGCGGTCCAAGTCACGCCGAACGACGCTATCCTTGGCGTGCTCCCTCTCTTTCACGCTCTGGCCCAGGTCGCCAACCTGCTGATGCCCTTCGTTGTCGGCGCAAAAATCGTTTATCTGGAAACGCTGAACACCACGGAACTGCTGCGCGCGCTGAGCGAACGTCGAATAACCTTGTTCTGCTGCGTCCCACAATTCTTTTACCTGATTCATGAGCGAGTCATGCAGCAGGTGAAAGCCCGGTCTGCGCCGGCCCGTCTGGCGTTCCGCGCGATGATGGCGATTTCTGCGGCGGGCAACAAAATTGGTTTGAATCCAGGCAAATTATTTTTCCGGCATGTACACAAACAGCTTGGACCGCAACTCCGCTTCTTCATTACCGGCGGCTCGGCCTTTGATCCCAAAGTCGGGCGCGACATGGAAAAGATGGGATTCAAAATGTTGCAAGCCTACGGCCTCACCGAAACCTGCGGTGGCGCCACCGTCACGCCTCCCAAAGCCAGAGTCATGGGATCAGTGGGCCGGCCGTTGAAGGGCGTGCAGGTAAAAGTTATCGATCCGCAACCAGCGGAAGGCCTGCGCTATCCCGTTGGCGAGATTGCCATCAGCGGCGACATCATCATGAAAGGCTATTACAACCGCGCGGAAGCCACGGCGGAAACTCTCCGCGGCGGCTGGCTCTACAGCGGCGACCTGGGCTACCAGGATGAGCGCGGCAATCTGTTCATTACCGGCCGCAAGAAAGAAATCATCGTTCTGAGCTCGGGCAAAAATATCTATCCTGAGGAACTGGAAGCGCAGTACATGCGGTCGCCTTTCATCAAGGAGATCTGCGTCATGGGGCTGGTGAATCGCCCGGGCGAACCGTTCTCAGAGCGACTGCATGCTGTGATTGTTCCCAACTTTGACGTGCTGCGCGAACGCAAGATCGTGAACACGCGTGAGGTGATCCGCTTTGACGTGGAAAACCTTTCCATGGAACTGCCCAGCACCAAGCGGATTCTGAGCTTCGATCTCTGGTCTGATCCTCTGCCGCGCACTACCACACGCAAGCTGAAGCGCTTTGAAATCCAGCGGCGGGTGCTGGCCGGTGAACGCGGCGGAACCGGCAATGTCGGCGCGGTTGCTGAAGAGCCTACAGGCGAGGAAGCCGCGTGGCTGGCTTCATCGGAAGTTCAAAAAGCGATGGAAGTGATACGCAGCGCCAGCAAAGCGGAGCGGGCGGTACTTCCCTCTTCCAACCTCGAACTCGATCTGGGCTTCGATTCCATGGAACGAGTGGAACTGGTAGTGGCGCTGGAGCGCGAGATGAATGCTCAGCTCGATGAAAAAGCGATTGCCCAGGTTTATACCGTCCGCGAGTTGGTGGATGCGGTGCTTCAAGCGCGCGGCGGGGCATCAGCCACGGCTTCGACCCGCGCATCGGCTCCCGGCTGGGACGCGGTGCTCAGCGTCGATCCGGAAGATCCCAAAGTGCTGGCCGCCCTGAACACCAGCCGCCTTTTTACATTCCTGTGGTTCGTTCTGGGAAAATTTGTAGCGACGATCACGCGCGTCTTCTTTGGTCTGGAAGTGATTGGCAAAGAGAAGTTGCCGAAGAATGGCCCATTCATCCTTTCTCCCAACCACCAGAGTTTTCTCGATGGGCCAGTAGTTGCCAGCCAGATTCCGTGGCGACTTTTCAAGAATATGTTTTATGTGGGCACCAGTGAGATCTTTGGCCAGGGCGTGTTTCATTATTTAGGCCGCACGTTCAGGCTTGTACCTGTCGATCCTGACTCCAATCTGGTGAACGCCATGCGCGCCGGAGCCTATGGACTCAAGCAGGGCCAGAACCTGGCGCTTTATCCTGAAGGCGAGCGGTCTGTGGATGGCACACCCAAGAAATTCAAAAAGGGGGCGGCGATCCTTTCGGCAAATTTGAAGGTACCAATTTATCCGGTCGCGCTGGAAGGATTCTATGAAGCGTGGCCGCGCAGCAAGCGCTTTCCCCGGCTGGCAAAGCTGCGTGTGCAATTTGGCGATCCCATCATTCCACCGGAGACAATGGCCAATCCGGAAGAGACGTATAAGCAAATTACTGAAGAACTTCGCAGCCGCGTGACCGAAATGTGGGAGCAAATGCGGCATAAACCGGAAAAAGTGGAAGCGGCGGTCGCGGGTGATTGA
- a CDS encoding ferredoxin family protein, which translates to MAYVIAEPCIGTKDAACVDACPVDCIHPKKDEPQFEGSNMLFIDPVECIDCGACVPVCPVSAIFALDDLPEKWKEYAEKNAKYFGR; encoded by the coding sequence ATGGCATATGTGATTGCAGAGCCTTGCATCGGGACCAAGGACGCGGCCTGCGTGGATGCATGTCCGGTGGATTGTATCCACCCCAAAAAGGACGAACCGCAGTTTGAGGGTTCCAACATGCTGTTCATTGATCCGGTGGAATGTATTGACTGCGGCGCGTGCGTTCCGGTGTGCCCGGTGTCCGCCATTTTTGCGCTCGACGATCTGCCGGAAAAATGGAAAGAGTACGCAGAGAAGAACGCCAAGTACTTTGGCCGCTAA